TGCTTTGTGAAAAGGCATTGACAGGCGGTCCGAAGCGCCTCTCAGTTCAAGTTGTTTCTCAAGGGCGTCCTCATCCACTCTGATACCCATCGACGAAAGCTCGAAAGCCTGCTTCAGAACCGGGTTCCAAAAGACGATATCTCCGTTTAGCGTCCAGTCGTCGTAATCAGGAGCCCTTCCGTCATGTGGTTTTCCAGAAACCAGATCATGGCCTATCTTGCTGATGAATACGGCTTTTAGTTTTTCTGTGATCGCATCCTCACGTTCTTTTGTCGACATTTCAGGATACATGTCTTCAAGCTCTTGAGTAGATACGAAATAGATCTCCTCTGGAAGGTCGAAGGATAGGACAGGATAGATCGCACTCATATGTGCAGCCGTCTCTTTAAATACGCTGTAGATGGCTTCTACGATTTCTTTTAATGTCGCTTCGCTTCGCATGTCTTTTGTGATGACCTTCTCCCAGTCCCACTGGTCGACATACATCGAATGGAGTTCATCCAGCACTTCATCGCGTCTGATCGCGTTCATATCGGTATATAGGCCTTTGCCTACTTCAAATCCGTATCTTCCTAGAGCCATACGCTTCCACTTGGCAAGTGAATGTACGATTTCGACCCTAGAATCCTCATGGTCGAATCCGACGGGTCTCTCAACCCCGTTTAGGTCGTCGTTGAGTCCGCTTTCACGCTTTACAAAGAGCGGCGCCGAAACCCTTAAAAGGTCCAGTTTTTTAGCCAGTGTACGCTCAAAGTAGTCCTTTAATGTCTTAATCGCTATTTCAGTCTCCATCAGACTTAAGTGTGATACATAACCTGTAGGGATTTTAGTTTTTGTTTTCATAACAATTCTCCTTTTATCGTTTAATAGACGTAGTTGCCACGTTTCTTTTACGATTGAGTGGAAGTGAGCATTGTCATTTCAGTCGGGCAAGGTTAGCTAGTCCAACATCCCAAAAATAACAAAAAACCTAACATCTCTGTATATAAGAGACGAAAGGTTTGACTTCCGCGGTGCCACTCTAGTTGGTTTCCCACTCATTCGGTACGGTGATTACGATACCTAACAGATATAACGGTCTGAACCCGTCTGAGCCTACTCCTAAAAAGTTTCGGTCAGCTGCTCGGAGATGTTCTTCAATTTAACTCCCGTTACCGGATTCACACCATCACCGGCTCTCTGAAAACTTTGTTAAACCTACTCTTCTCGTCATCGCTTT
The window above is part of the Fusibacter sp. A1 genome. Proteins encoded here:
- the asnA gene encoding aspartate--ammonia ligase, whose translation is MKTKTKIPTGYVSHLSLMETEIAIKTLKDYFERTLAKKLDLLRVSAPLFVKRESGLNDDLNGVERPVGFDHEDSRVEIVHSLAKWKRMALGRYGFEVGKGLYTDMNAIRRDEVLDELHSMYVDQWDWEKVITKDMRSEATLKEIVEAIYSVFKETAAHMSAIYPVLSFDLPEEIYFVSTQELEDMYPEMSTKEREDAITEKLKAVFISKIGHDLVSGKPHDGRAPDYDDWTLNGDIVFWNPVLKQAFELSSMGIRVDEDALEKQLELRGASDRLSMPFHKALMDGELPYTVGGGIGQSRICMFFLQKAHIGEVQASIWDQETHSVCQKHGVVLL